In the genome of Massilibacillus massiliensis, one region contains:
- a CDS encoding sigma-70 family RNA polymerase sigma factor: MKEFFDLEDEKEQILIEPLFRTLNKEEEYDLLHRWCKNKDDSARSKLFICNRALVVMVAKKIYNSTAKNYIYRSSCLIQLEDLIQEGYKGLHDAIERFSLEKKCRFSTYAVPNIRKHIYQYITDNYSAICGPYMTRRIMEYNAARNKLEKILGRAPKINELAIELNCTLKFMSKTVSAANMSESIIDIDGLIKTDEAGTKTALFASWDPTPEELILENETKIEQQKKIDKLPEALKVLSKEERIVICMKFGIGCNSDYTRTAIGKRIGITRFNLCILEDLEKTALNKLKQFYDSKKH; the protein is encoded by the coding sequence TTGAAAGAATTTTTTGATCTTGAAGATGAAAAAGAGCAGATATTAATAGAGCCTTTATTTCGTACTCTAAATAAAGAAGAAGAATACGATTTACTCCATAGATGGTGTAAGAATAAAGACGATTCAGCAAGATCCAAACTATTTATATGTAATAGAGCTTTAGTTGTTATGGTAGCGAAAAAAATATACAATTCTACTGCAAAAAATTATATATATAGGTCATCATGCTTAATCCAATTAGAAGATTTAATTCAAGAAGGTTATAAAGGATTACATGATGCTATAGAACGCTTTTCTTTAGAGAAAAAATGTCGATTTAGTACATATGCTGTTCCTAATATAAGAAAACATATATATCAATACATAACCGACAATTATTCAGCAATTTGCGGACCATATATGACTCGGCGAATTATGGAATATAATGCAGCGAGAAACAAATTAGAAAAAATCTTAGGCCGAGCACCTAAGATTAATGAACTAGCAATAGAATTAAACTGCACTCTAAAATTTATGAGCAAGACCGTTTCAGCTGCTAATATGTCTGAGTCAATTATTGATATAGATGGATTAATAAAAACTGATGAAGCTGGAACTAAGACAGCTTTATTTGCATCCTGGGATCCTACACCTGAAGAGTTAATATTAGAAAATGAAACTAAAATAGAACAGCAAAAGAAAATAGATAAGCTCCCAGAAGCTTTAAAGGTTCTATCTAAAGAAGAACGTATTGTCATTTGTATGAAGTTTGGTATTGGTTGCAATTCGGATTACACCAGGACTGCAATTGGTAAGAGAATCGGTATAACAAGATTCAATTTATGTATTCTTGAGGATCTGGAAAAAACGGCTCTTAATAAGCTCAAACAATTTTACGATTCAAAAAAGCACTAG
- a CDS encoding plasmid fertility inhibition factor family protein, translating to MDTFYKLEKIIYSMAGVFRIPTDYGEMFMRIERSNDLNDERFIVEVDAQRFLSLWRNTTDRNHSEIANGNISTWKKDRKFPEAEDGFSHGEINPVPLAEVSVFFSGGKKPCINVCNGVTRTIYLLTANAEKFPVECRGIDQAKLLQKFAGLPNRAFKSVQELIPE from the coding sequence ATGGATACATTTTATAAATTGGAAAAAATCATATATTCTATGGCTGGAGTTTTTCGTATACCAACCGATTATGGTGAAATGTTCATGAGGATAGAAAGATCAAATGATTTAAATGATGAAAGATTTATTGTTGAAGTCGATGCACAACGGTTTCTTAGTCTTTGGCGTAATACTACAGACCGTAATCATTCTGAAATTGCAAATGGGAATATTTCAACGTGGAAGAAAGATAGAAAATTCCCGGAAGCAGAAGATGGTTTTTCGCATGGTGAAATTAATCCTGTTCCACTTGCTGAAGTTAGTGTGTTTTTTTCGGGAGGTAAAAAGCCGTGTATAAATGTATGTAATGGTGTTACTCGTACTATTTATTTGTTAACAGCAAATGCTGAGAAGTTTCCTGTTGAATGTCGCGGTATTGATCAAGCGAAATTACTTCAAAAATTTGCTGGTTTACCCAATAGAGCATTTAAATCTGTTCAAGAATTGATACCTGAATAG
- a CDS encoding site-specific integrase has product MTTVRIEQRSKKSLTLIIDHGIDKVTKKRKADYIALDTLDWDEAEIERLKVLTKLAAGNYVKSNKSTLSEYIDYWFKTPTAKGLGSKTIEGYKQCAESRIKPWIGHIRLIKLTRDDLYKFCERIIDEGNLSNKKTKDKIGIATVEKNYRFIRRILNHAVFEDGILENNVALRMKLPEIKLDNQPKKKEKVKVLSTDEVIKLENDLKENENENLVTVALRTGMRREELLALRDDDIDAENHTAEIDEALIYTKENGFEFKETKNKKNRIIEITDIVLSAIRNQQLINKANKLRLGEKYIDTGLIFCNADGTNLHPDRISEWFPKFCVKRKISRLTFHCLRHTHASHLLAAGEDISYVSKRLGHSSIEVTYKLYFHFIPREKREALQKLDKRFSI; this is encoded by the coding sequence ATGACTACTGTAAGAATCGAACAGCGATCAAAAAAATCTTTAACATTAATAATTGATCACGGTATTGATAAGGTAACTAAAAAGAGGAAAGCGGACTATATTGCTCTTGATACATTAGATTGGGACGAAGCTGAAATAGAGCGTTTAAAAGTATTAACAAAACTCGCTGCAGGTAATTATGTAAAATCAAATAAATCAACACTTAGTGAATATATTGACTATTGGTTTAAAACTCCTACTGCCAAGGGCCTTGGATCGAAAACGATAGAAGGATATAAACAATGTGCTGAATCAAGAATAAAACCGTGGATCGGTCACATACGGCTTATTAAATTAACTAGAGATGATTTATATAAATTTTGTGAAAGAATAATTGACGAAGGTAATTTATCTAATAAAAAAACAAAAGATAAAATTGGTATAGCTACTGTAGAAAAGAATTATCGATTTATACGCAGAATCTTAAACCACGCAGTTTTTGAAGATGGAATTTTAGAAAACAATGTAGCATTGAGGATGAAATTGCCGGAAATAAAATTGGATAATCAACCTAAAAAAAAGGAAAAAGTCAAAGTTCTTTCTACTGATGAAGTTATAAAATTAGAAAATGATCTAAAAGAAAATGAAAATGAAAACTTAGTAACGGTAGCGCTTAGGACAGGTATGCGCAGAGAAGAATTGTTAGCACTTAGAGATGATGATATAGATGCAGAAAATCATACTGCTGAAATCGATGAAGCTCTCATTTATACTAAAGAAAATGGTTTTGAATTCAAAGAAACAAAAAATAAAAAAAACAGAATAATTGAAATAACCGATATTGTCCTTTCAGCTATAAGAAATCAACAATTAATAAATAAAGCTAACAAACTTCGTTTAGGAGAAAAATATATTGACACTGGATTAATTTTTTGTAATGCTGATGGGACAAACCTACACCCAGACAGAATAAGCGAGTGGTTCCCGAAATTCTGCGTAAAAAGAAAAATAAGCAGATTAACATTTCATTGTTTAAGGCACACCCACGCAAGCCACCTATTAGCGGCTGGTGAAGATATTAGTTATGTATCTAAACGTCTTGGACATAGCAGCATAGAAGTTACATATAAATTGTACTTTCATTTTATTCCAAGAGAAAAACGTGAAGCACTTCAAAAGCTAGATAAAAGATTTTCAATCTGA
- a CDS encoding zinc ribbon domain-containing protein: MKCTKCNNEISNDSSFCPKCGVKIESQPQASKNKLIKEIRCKKCGITIPATATKCPFCGEKIKLSPGCIPLIIFFLIIGFIFHSCFLDANPNQQATSNKPAQIVTKVQNGSNVSVEQAQRIVDILKQCGITEINEIQHDEALDNFENASEKAYRLTIQSNIKNVMLYIGPAGSVYNIRYADKYLYQNNAVLLSMNDFILTNDEKASLTVTSKDLVKKALKSPKSADFPWPDEWYWAKEPGKITVQSHVDAQNSFGAEIRAEFEIIYDTKSKKVTSFIFEGKKLI, translated from the coding sequence ATGAAATGCACAAAGTGTAATAATGAAATATCCAACGATTCTTCTTTTTGTCCTAAATGTGGAGTAAAAATAGAATCGCAGCCTCAGGCATCAAAAAATAAGTTGATAAAAGAAATACGTTGTAAAAAATGTGGTATAACTATACCTGCGACAGCAACTAAATGTCCTTTTTGTGGTGAAAAAATAAAACTTTCGCCTGGTTGTATTCCTTTAATTATTTTCTTTTTAATAATTGGTTTTATTTTTCATTCGTGTTTTCTAGATGCTAATCCAAATCAACAGGCAACTTCCAATAAACCAGCACAAATCGTGACTAAGGTACAAAATGGTTCTAATGTTTCGGTTGAGCAGGCGCAAAGAATTGTTGATATATTGAAACAATGCGGAATAACGGAAATAAATGAGATTCAACATGATGAAGCACTTGATAATTTTGAAAATGCTAGCGAGAAAGCATATAGATTAACCATACAAAGTAATATCAAGAATGTTATGTTGTATATTGGGCCAGCTGGATCAGTTTATAATATCCGATATGCGGATAAATATCTTTATCAAAACAACGCTGTATTATTGAGTATGAATGATTTTATTTTAACGAATGATGAAAAAGCTAGCTTAACTGTTACAAGTAAAGATTTAGTAAAAAAGGCTTTAAAATCTCCTAAGTCAGCTGACTTCCCTTGGCCAGATGAATGGTATTGGGCTAAAGAACCAGGCAAAATAACTGTACAATCTCACGTTGATGCTCAAAATTCATTTGGGGCAGAAATTAGAGCAGAATTTGAGATCATATATGATACAAAATCAAAAAAGGTTACATCTTTTATCTTTGAAGGAAAGAAATTAATATAA
- a CDS encoding helix-turn-helix domain-containing protein has product MRSIVADRLKMARIKKGLTQTEVYRLTGINNKTLSGYENQVSEPDLETLKVLSNLYGVKTDYLLGVETITTNHPNKEFAKILTDNQIEKLEVTKDISIEELKKIVEFYHTIKINKE; this is encoded by the coding sequence ATGAGGTCTATTGTTGCCGATCGATTAAAAATGGCTAGAATAAAAAAAGGATTAACCCAAACTGAAGTGTACAGATTAACCGGAATAAACAATAAAACTTTGTCTGGTTACGAGAATCAAGTTAGTGAACCGGATTTGGAAACATTAAAAGTTTTAAGTAACTTATATGGAGTAAAAACAGACTATTTGCTTGGGGTAGAAACAATTACCACAAATCATCCAAATAAGGAATTCGCAAAAATATTAACTGATAACCAAATCGAAAAGTTAGAAGTAACTAAAGATATTTCAATTGAAGAATTAAAAAAAATAGTAGAGTTTTACCACACAATAAAAATAAATAAGGAATAG
- a CDS encoding helix-turn-helix domain-containing protein: MKVYQRIKQYMDDKGIKQNHVALKAGFNPKTFNAIFHERRKLTVDEFENVCVLGLGVNPKYFFENIVLDSKNEIKTTA; the protein is encoded by the coding sequence ATGAAAGTATATCAACGTATAAAGCAGTATATGGATGACAAAGGAATAAAACAAAATCATGTCGCGTTAAAAGCTGGATTTAACCCAAAAACTTTTAATGCAATATTTCACGAACGAAGGAAATTAACTGTTGATGAATTTGAAAATGTTTGTGTTTTAGGACTTGGGGTTAATCCTAAATATTTTTTTGAAAATATAGTCTTAGATTCTAAGAATGAAATCAAAACTACAGCATAG